A single Acidobacteriota bacterium DNA region contains:
- a CDS encoding AI-2E family transporter gives MNDAPVSSNSMPPAQSLQRSVLQILLLVLAAVLVLWLLYALRKIILLLIFTVLFCYLIAPLVNVLVGPRRFGPIVWRVPRAMAIFAVYVLLFYGAVQAIDWLAPLLSDQLGALAENAPAYLKQLDQYSQWLARLPGRYRLPLRWQQEFNDWLAVATTNVVDWLQSFALSTVSLTLYLDWLVLIPVLGFFFLKDGRHFRQHFLAALPKADMRVRVADFLQDVSETLAAYIRAQLLACLLIGVIVGTGLRLLGASYPLVLGVAAGLLEFIPIVGPVIIGAISVLVASFASLKIAGAVLVFLVILRLIHDYVVYPRLIARGVELHPVLVILAVICGAELGGLTGVVLGVPVMALLLVCFRHWRELQVGRIVAADEATATGEYELVSSLREP, from the coding sequence ATGAACGACGCGCCTGTTTCCTCCAATTCAATGCCTCCCGCGCAATCATTGCAACGCAGCGTGCTGCAAATTCTGCTGCTCGTTTTGGCGGCGGTGCTGGTGCTCTGGCTGCTTTACGCCTTGCGCAAGATCATCCTGCTGCTGATCTTCACGGTGCTATTTTGTTACCTGATCGCGCCGCTGGTGAACGTGTTGGTCGGACCGCGCCGCTTTGGCCCGATTGTCTGGCGGGTGCCACGGGCGATGGCGATTTTTGCCGTTTACGTGCTGTTGTTTTATGGCGCAGTCCAGGCGATTGATTGGCTGGCGCCGCTGCTTTCCGACCAGCTTGGCGCGCTGGCCGAGAACGCGCCGGCCTATCTCAAACAACTCGACCAATACAGTCAATGGCTGGCGCGCTTGCCGGGGCGCTATCGCTTGCCGCTGCGCTGGCAGCAGGAATTCAACGACTGGCTGGCAGTTGCTACAACCAACGTGGTGGATTGGTTGCAATCCTTTGCGCTCAGCACTGTCAGCCTGACGCTCTATCTGGATTGGCTGGTGTTGATTCCGGTGCTGGGCTTTTTCTTTTTGAAAGATGGCCGGCACTTTCGCCAACACTTCCTGGCCGCGCTGCCCAAAGCTGATATGCGCGTGCGCGTAGCCGATTTCTTGCAAGACGTGAGCGAAACGCTGGCGGCCTACATTCGCGCGCAGTTGCTGGCCTGTTTGTTGATTGGCGTCATTGTCGGCACGGGCTTGCGATTGCTGGGTGCATCGTATCCGCTAGTGCTAGGTGTCGCCGCCGGACTGCTGGAATTTATCCCCATCGTAGGGCCAGTCATTATCGGAGCGATTTCTGTGCTGGTGGCGAGCTTTGCTTCGTTGAAAATCGCGGGCGCAGTGCTGGTCTTTTTGGTGATCTTGCGCTTGATTCACGATTACGTGGTGTATCCGCGCCTGATTGCGCGCGGCGTCGAATTGCATCCCGTGCTGGTCATTCTGGCGGTGATTTGCGGCGCGGAATTGGGCGGCTTGACCGGCGTGGTTTTGGGCGTGCCGGTGATGGCGCTGTTGTTGGTCTGTTTTCGGCATTGGCGTGAATTGCAGGTGGGGCGGATTGTTGCTGCGGATGAAGCGACGGCCACGGGCGAATATGAGTTGGTGAGCAGCTTGCGCGAACCGTGA
- a CDS encoding gamma-glutamyl-gamma-aminobutyrate hydrolase family protein (Members of this family of hydrolases with an active site Cys residue belong to MEROPS family C26.): MAEVQAHPEEPIHGLVSDRYCLFEVILPRIQTMRVLLVNNLIIEEAQYSDTARRQKDFNAKRWADLERKISGMALANIAGNVQRLVQRPIVHTVHLADLNDTTVAAFDPDAIVLSGTLRDFDFYHPELLAGFQQFIRHTHVPVLGICGGHQLVGQAFGAEITTIDGKPPATRRQGRLIEYQYRFVKITDIHDPIFAGIEDRPHKSSAHLWQKYTERRQLLRVWQNHGLEIDRLPTGFKHLARGYLSEYQMIVKRTAEQLIYAVQFHLEKSFQDWQADNYWEHRNESRDGRLLFGNFLIEALKYRGKGEQLVKGKLEPLPVGTKAKTATAAGGGSSVPATGF; the protein is encoded by the coding sequence ATGGCTGAAGTACAGGCGCACCCGGAGGAGCCGATTCATGGCTTGGTGAGTGATCGGTATTGTCTGTTTGAAGTGATTCTGCCGCGCATCCAAACAATGCGCGTGCTCTTGGTCAACAACCTCATCATCGAAGAGGCGCAGTATTCTGACACCGCCCGCCGTCAAAAAGATTTCAACGCCAAACGCTGGGCCGACCTCGAACGCAAGATTTCAGGCATGGCGCTCGCCAACATCGCAGGCAACGTGCAGCGGCTGGTGCAACGGCCCATTGTTCACACCGTGCATCTGGCGGATTTGAATGATACGACTGTGGCCGCGTTCGATCCCGACGCGATTGTGTTGAGCGGCACCTTGCGCGATTTCGATTTCTATCACCCCGAACTGCTGGCGGGCTTCCAGCAGTTCATCCGCCACACGCACGTGCCGGTGCTGGGCATTTGCGGCGGACATCAACTGGTCGGCCAGGCCTTTGGCGCGGAAATCACCACGATTGACGGCAAGCCGCCCGCCACGCGCCGCCAGGGGCGTTTGATTGAATATCAATATCGCTTCGTCAAGATTACCGACATCCACGACCCGATCTTTGCGGGCATCGAAGACCGGCCACATAAGTCGTCGGCGCACCTCTGGCAGAAATACACCGAACGCCGCCAACTGTTGCGCGTCTGGCAAAATCACGGCTTGGAAATTGACCGCCTGCCCACGGGCTTCAAACATCTGGCGCGCGGCTATCTGTCCGAATACCAAATGATCGTCAAACGCACGGCGGAGCAGTTGATTTACGCCGTGCAATTCCACCTGGAAAAGTCCTTTCAGGATTGGCAGGCCGACAATTACTGGGAGCATCGCAACGAAAGCCGCGACGGGCGGCTGCTCTTCGGCAACTTCCTGATCGAAGCCCTGAAGTATCGCGGCAAAGGCGAGCAACTGGTCAAAGGCAAACTGGAACCACTCCCTGTAGGCACGAAAGCCAAGACGGCTACGGCGGCAGGCGGCGGGAGCAGCGTACCCGCAACTGGGTTTTGA
- the moaD gene encoding molybdopterin converting factor subunit 1 encodes MNTSEIQIKVLLFGACREAAGQEELACTVPAPATVAAAWAQLKQLHPVLAGFERSALFAVNEEHARQDQGLQDGDTVAVFPPVSGG; translated from the coding sequence ATGAACACAAGCGAAATCCAGATCAAAGTGCTCCTCTTTGGCGCCTGCCGCGAAGCCGCCGGGCAGGAAGAATTGGCGTGCACCGTTCCGGCCCCGGCCACCGTCGCCGCTGCCTGGGCGCAGCTCAAACAGCTTCATCCGGTGCTGGCGGGCTTTGAACGCAGCGCGCTGTTTGCTGTGAACGAAGAGCATGCGCGGCAAGATCAGGGCTTGCAGGATGGGGATACGGTAGCGGTGTTTCCGCCAGTGTCGGGTGGGTGA
- a CDS encoding type II toxin-antitoxin system HicB family antitoxin, with amino-acid sequence MRYAMIIEKGERNYSAYLPDLPGCIATGKTLAEVAQQMQDAIELHLRGLREDGLPNPEPTSLVEYVEAA; translated from the coding sequence ATGCGCTACGCGATGATTATTGAAAAAGGGGAGCGAAACTATTCGGCTTATCTGCCTGACTTGCCAGGTTGCATTGCCACTGGAAAAACGCTGGCCGAAGTGGCGCAGCAAATGCAGGATGCGATTGAATTACATCTACGTGGCTTGCGTGAAGATGGGTTGCCAAACCCAGAGCCAACAAGTTTGGTGGAGTATGTGGAAGCAGCCTAA